atggactttttccgcttatgttaccacagcctaagaatctgtgatgttaccacacattctctcttactacagctcttccttgaaaacgctgctgcctttgagaccaacaacaagcaggattgttgccgtaaagcggcatctccggtcgtaagctatgtatgacgtcatatacacttcaaatcctttttttaagcaaatgagtggctctaaaaatctaaaactcagccatgggtattttctaaacatcctctttcgaaaacaacattcgaattactagagaaaaaattatatcttgagataagggcacgaaagggcgtatagctccataggactccattcattctggtctccaaaattgagcgccccacgtggaaaaagggtggaactgcaaccaaaatcacctcgttggaaaccggaaatgcaccgtgagtggcgtatctgtcctattatagaatctgtgttgaaactgccgttttgacaggaaatgacggtatgccgaGTTATTTGATTTATGAAAATCATTTCGCGACCCACCCCTCGGCGTCCCGCGACCCCCAATTCGGGAACCACTGTCTTAgaggacacacaggtgagaagctaTATTTTTGCAAAGCATGTAAGAAAGGTTTCAGTCTACATTACAGTTTagactaaacagaactgtttagACTTTTTACTGGAGTTTAAGTTTGTGTCCAATGAAATTAAAGATTTCACTCATAATTATGGCATATGGATCtgtaaaattggctttgttcttagacattatatataaataagtctcagtacttttccagaatgacctaaagtgatccaggagtagaaagacaaaacaattaggaaagcctgggaaagcaagggcagattcacacacacacatgagctcctttcacactgcgacccgctaccttagcgggtccaaattgcaccttccaCCCGCGTcaagcaatgtgaacgcttggcgtgtcagggtgacccgtgccgcctgaagccgagttcagggggcgtggcctagttgcagagcgtcacacgaaacacataaaatgctgggcgtgtacaatgacgtagtcacaagccatgcgtcggaggtagggttaaacacacctgtctgcatcacatttttcaaacaaacgatggcgggacaccttgagaactcaattttgcaatgcagttcatggagatgttactttacggtgcgtcttgctgcgtgggaaaccgcgctctcccatctttctcgccagcccttccagcagaggtccatctttcaccgtccccgacatgtggcggtaaataacgtcctctgctcggaggctgaggagctcgcggacctccttgtctccccagttggccatattaaaaaatgtctccaacttgatgtaggctaaaacagagtaaaacttgtcctcacctgtcgctgttgttctgaatcagctgtccattctgtcttttaaactcctcacgtcacgcccacgtccgacccgcatcgattgcgttcacaccaaactcggctcggcaaaaagactagggtccgacgcgggtcggcagtgtgaacgcaacagcggacacgctaaattcgcgaattaaatgcgggttattcggcagtgtgaaaggggctattgttttgggctgatccagagaatatgacgaagcatgttgaacctactcatgtccaatcatactcggtcgagtgtgagtccaacctatgaggctttAAATACAAATGATTACCGGAAGTCGAAGTGCAGTCTGAaggacttcctgcgggagcgctgttccactgagccgagcgctgatatgctttgacgtgtgactacaaataaagacttcattttacttgaattactccggtccgttctgtagcttccaattaaagaaccgaatctaacagatCCCAATACTCCATGTCCTTTCAATTACAAGTACATTTTTGTTGAATTGTTTTaatgtaaattaaatgtattttgtcAGGATACATTTGGGTTTAAACCTACAGTTTATAGTTTGTTCTTGTGTTTCACATGTGAAGAGGTCAGCTTGCCTGGAAAAGGGATACCGGGGAACCCCCCTAGAGCAAGCCAGGgggaaaagtaagtggtaccAACTTGATCTAGTTGGGCTCACCTCCACACAGAGTGTTGGCTCCTCTGAACCGGACTCCCGGAGAGGGACTGGACTCTCTCAAACTCTGAATTTGACCACGGAGAGAGGGGTTGAGGTGTGGGGATACTCACAAGTCCCCGGCTAAGCACCTCCGTGTTGGAGTTTTCCCCGGTGAGCGAGAGAGTCGCCTCACTGCGGCTGAAAGTCATAGGAGGGGAGGTTCAGACTCTTGTTTGTGTGCATGCACCAAGCAACTCAGATTACCCAGCATTCTTGGAGTTTCATCTGAAGGGGTGTCTTgtttttggacttctgtgctagcCATGGATTGTCCGTCACTAATACCACGTTTAAGCATGGCACTGTGTTACAGGACCTTCCATCATTAAAGGCTTCAGGTGTCGGGATCTGCGGTTTCTATGTGTTGGTTCTTCTTGTGTTGGTCAGctctgctcactgatctatataaggAATTATTCACtcagtctggtccattttttctttagcacaagtttcttgtgtttaccttaaatcagCCTGCAGGTAGAATTATGTAAAAATGTGGAATTTCCCCCAATGATCTCCACTGGAGCCCTCCCTCTGACctgatgacagctgggataggctccgcccCCTGTTTCCACTAACAGAAGATTTAAAATCTCCTGCAGACAGAAAAACCAACTTTATATTTTGCTGTTGGTTTACTGGAGGAGACGTTTACGTGTGGAAATATCACCTACATGTGGATGGATTCTTAGATTTCAATATATTTGgtctgtttctgcagcagctcATTCAGGTTGATGGTAAACCCTTAGCTGCTAGCTATTCGTTGCTGCAGCGCTGTCCTGTTTAAGGTCATCATGGCGTGTTCATGTTCACTATGTGATTCCTTAATTCTGCTTTTTAATGTTAACAGTCTGGCGGTGTCTTTGATTAACAACAGAAATTGTAACTATTTGTATTGGAAAATCAACGCTAATAAAGCCAAGAACTGTGAATAAATACTCATGTTTTCAGCTTGTATCTGGTCCCAGTTTTAATTAAAGGTGAAGCAGATATCTCTCCATGTTCAAAGTATCTGAAGGGAAACTGATTACCTGCTAAAGGGAGAATCTTTATCTTGCCATCTCGTGCTTAAATGCGGTGCTGGAAATGTGAGTtgaccagaaaaaaaacaaatggtgacagctgacttgctacttatTAATTGAACGGGTCACTTTAGGCATCATTGCTCCTGTTGCCCCCCAGAGAAATGTgtcctgagctgctgctgctaactGTGAATGAAGGACGGTGATGGGGATGTCTTGGTGCCACAGGCCGACCTTTAGTGCCCAGAAGGGCGATAACCACGGACCGAGGCACACACCAGTTATTAAATATATGTGGAAATTATTCTCACTCATCAGGGAGCAGACGGATCCTGATCCTGATGACAAAAAAGCTTGAAGGTGGAATCAATAAGTATCtcaagaaaactctgaaaatCTATTCCAGCTCTATGGGGGCGTGTTTTAATgggtttatatcattttatatctgcttagaagtGTCTGGAGTTATGTTTGGTATAGAAGGTCAGAGTTCGAGCTTTTTTAGTCCGAGGTGTTAGTTTGAGAGtcagaggagagaaaagagtTCTTCAGAAGCTACAAAGAGGATTTATTCAGTGTAAGCTGGTTTAACAGTGTTGTGAAATAGAGTTGTTATGGTCGTGTTTTAATGCTTTAAACTTAAAGGTCTGTGTCAGTAACATGAAGGTAAGCGTAAGCTGTTTCTGGGGTCTGAGGTGTGAGAGAAAAGGTGAAGccttccttaaagggacagcCTGCTTAAGTTCAGAGTTTAAAGACGGATTCTGTCAGTGAAAAGCTGGAATAACAGAGCTGCTGAGCTTTACTGGGGTCTGCTGGGTTTCTGTGGGATTTGAGTTGTAGGATGAGTTTTTCTTGTGTTTCTGTGTAAGAAAATGATTTTTGAGATAAGATTTCTGTTATGAGCCATCACTGCTCACCACTGAAACATCTGGAGTTACATGAAGGACGTGGAGGACATAAAAGGGAATAAAGGAATTCACATCACAGTTTTATTTCTACATAAATGCTCTCTGATGCAGTGTTCAGCCTGGTTCAGTTTAATCCATCGTGTCTTGTTGTTAGCAGCCTTGTTAGGCCTGTTTCTGCTTTATGTTGCTGGTTTGGGCTTCGTTGCATTGCTTAAATGCTTTAatacttttctacttttctattctgtgactgcGAATATCATAGTTACAATCCTATTTTCATGTTATCATGTTGGTCAGACTTTAAAGAGCTGTGATGTGGCTGTTATCTCGTTTAGAAATTTACTAAACTACTAAACTAAACTTACTAAGTTTACTGTTATCTCACTGTTATCCCACTAGAAACATCTGGGTAGGGCAAGAGTTAGGGCAAACTCTGAACTTTAGTCGCATTAAAATAGCTCGAGCTTTAACCAAACTCCCAACGAGCAATAACAACTTTGGACTGGGGCGAAGGTTCATCTTCCAACGGGACAACGACCCGAAGCAGGTCGGCCTGCCTGGGGAGGTGTTGGTTGGATGCATGCAGCAGCCATTCTGTGCCCAGCACGTGGAAGCGCTCCAATAAATGATAAACATTTAAAGATCAGCAGTTTTACCTTCAAGAAACTGCAGTTTGACAGGGAAcattaaagagaagaagaatatATTCAATATAAATGTGCATGTTTACTGTGTATTAATGCTTCCAACATTAATGTCACATGATCGTAAACTGTGAGACGGGAAAGTAACTTTTGGCTGATTTATAAGCCAGAACCACGTACGTTTAACGCCTCAGTCTCACCATTCACGGGTGAAAGCagagtaaaaaagaaagtgatAACAAGTGGAAGGGAGGCAGAAAagtgctgctactgttaaacaCTGTGCGTGAAGAATATTCTCcttcgtcttcttcttcctctttaaaAGCTTCTCTGGCCAGTTTACTGAGCTAAAGGTGAAGAGTttatgttggaacatgtttgtttatttaattatCTTCAGAAAGAAAAGTCTTGATGAGATCTGTGCACATAAATCCACTCACAGGAACAACAGAAAGGatgaggaaaagagaaaaaactgcgatagaaaaagaaagaggcaCGAAACCTCCACCTTTCAGCTCGTTTATCGTCAGAGTCCTTTTATTAAGATGGAGTTCCAGATGTTGTGTTTGCCTTTTCACTCAGTAGCAGCACCTGTGGGGGCTCGTCTTTGTGCTCCTTTAATCAATTATATGTTAATATAAACTGTGACATCCAGGGGTCAGAGGTGAAGCGGGGGTCGTCCAACCTGCTCTCACGGTAAAACTCAAAGTAAAGCCAAGTTTAGACTGCAAGATTTTCAGTGAATCATTTTAATATTCACACGATTCAACGTCAGAAGGAGccaaattaaatgtaaatacTTTACCACAAAAGTATCTTCTCATCTGTACGTAGATCCAGTGATGAAagcaaataaattaataataataaaattatacatttcgccctgtgatggactgccgaCCAGGACAAATCCTGATACATTGTGATATGTCCTAAAAGTTCTCACTTGTGAGTTCTAATGTGATTTTTCAACATGGATGGGCGCATAAATCCCCGCCCACAGGTGTTACAGTGGAAAGGCTtttcacctgtgtgagttctgATGTGATTTTTCAGGGTCGATGACTGTTTGAAACGTTTCCCGCATGTGTTGCAGGTATAAGGCTCTTCACCTGTATGAATTCTCATGTGGACAATCATATGACTATTTTGACTGAAACCTCTTCCACATGTTTCACAACTAAATGGCTTTTCACCTGTATGAATTGCCTTGTGCTTTTTCAGTGCTGATAGGTCAGTAAATCCCTTTCCGCAGGTGTTACAAACGCAGGGCCTCTCACCAGTGTGGGTCCTAATGTGGACAGTCAAATTACTACTTTTAACGAAACTTTTCCCACACATTTTGCATGAATAAGGCTTTTCgcctgtgtgagttctcataTGGAGGACTAATTTATCACTTCCCctgaaacttttcccacatgttttgcAAGAATACGGCCTCTCGCCCGTATGAATTCTTTCATGATATGATAATACTGACTGTTCATAGaatcttttcccacatgttttgcAAGCATACGGCTTCACACCAGTGTGGATCCTGTGATGCTTCCTAACTTGGCACTTCTTTTCAAAGGCTTTTccacaaatgtcacattttatgCAAGTGTCAGTATTACTCTTCGACTTGAGGAGGCTGTCAACATTGTTACTGTGAATGGTGTCTTCTTGTTTGTTTCCTTCCTGATCTTGGTTATCAGCTACAGGTGTGATGGGAGAGAGGAGCTGGTCACTGTGTGGTTCTGGTTCACTGCAGTCACTTTTCTCATCAGGAGGATTCACCATAAAGGCGTCAGTCTCCAGCTTCAGTTTAGTTTCAGTGCTCTCCAGACTACAGCgttcctcctgttcctctttaATCTGTGGAGATCCTGGTTCCTCCGGGTCCAGACTGGAGTTTCTCTCCTGTTCACAGAGCTGTTGATCAGCAAAAACATCCTCTTCCTCAAACGCATGTTTGCATGTGAAGTCTGAAGGAATAAGGAAAACATAAAcatggcataaaacagtttaatcattcaatttatattaattgttccacaattagtcattagattatatcttatattccttttttaagctttaaattgaatcttatttactttttcttgatgttgaataaaatataattcttattattgtctgtttttttttctacttttctatttttagacatgataacgttcattttattggaattaggattttttttcaactgaatttcatatattagtttgactcttttggtaactgagagcagttttaaatgtacaaaaaagtttaaactatgaagctgtttttcacagatgcagctaaagaaatgggaacaaatgacaggctgctgggaacaaagtgcctaaagatccagtttaaaatgtggacacagcactggttcatcccttgagttaggagcctttttcctgcctgagtggttcataggtcagagttaagtggcttaacaaagaaaaaacacattcctctgaagatgctcaggtacaaggactgaagatgagggaagaagcagaaaatgtccaaagagaaactctgagagagcttcaggaagctgcagaactgctgatcaggacactttaaaggttccAGGAGAGTCTGGAAGACATGATGATTGGATCAGGACATTAAAAGTTCTATATTTCTGATATATTATTTAGTTTGCTGCAATAGTAATGCAACATTTATGGTTTTCAACACTTTGTCCTCAGACAGGTGTCTCAAAACAAGTATAAACAGTCTTTATATATAATCCGTATTCACTGACCTGAAGCAAACAGGTTTGTTTAAATTAAATGGTAacaatttaattaaattacaatgTATTATAATAGTAATTTTAAACATTTATGTGAGGCGCTGCTGCatcaaatgtgtgtgttttttacagAAATATAGAATTATATTTATTAAACTGTAATACAATTTTCCCAAATGAattttgtttaaagaaaaacaatctaAATTTATTTTCTATATCTGTTCTCTTTCTATATGAATATAGATGTAAAACCAAATGGTGCCTTTACTGTCAAACGTTTCCATAAAAGAGTTTCTGAGAGTCcagaaacaaaaataacctgAAAGTTCTTCTGTTGAAATGAAGGATGTTTTCATGATTTTCTGAGGTTGCCCACACAAAAACTTTCATTTCCAAGTTAATTTTATTGATTAATACCAAGTGTATCAGATCACTGAGAGCCACTAATGAGGAAACCTGTCAGTCTGATGTGGTTCCTCTCTGTgaccagcagagggcagcagaACAACCACTATCAGGAGGAATGAACTGCAGTAACCTCAACTT
The sequence above is drawn from the Odontesthes bonariensis isolate fOdoBon6 chromosome 14, fOdoBon6.hap1, whole genome shotgun sequence genome and encodes:
- the LOC142398557 gene encoding uncharacterized protein LOC142398557, encoding MVNPPDEKSDCSEPEPHSDQLLSPITPVADNQDQEGNKQEDTIHSNNVDSLLKSKSNTDTCIKCDICGKAFEKKCQVRKHHRIHTGVKPYACKTCGKRFYEQSVLSYHERIHTGERPYSCKTCGKSFRGSDKLVLHMRTHTGEKPYSCKMCGKSFVKSSNLTVHIRTHTGERPCVCNTCGKGFTDLSALKKHKAIHTGEKPFSCETCGRGFSQNSHMIVHMRIHTGEEPYTCNTCGKRFKQSSTLKNHIRTHTGEKPFHCNTCGRGFMRPSMLKNHIRTHK